A stretch of DNA from uncultured Flavobacterium sp.:
ATCTGTTAAAAGTGAAACATAATGACAAATATGAAGCAGACGCTCATATAAATTTCCTTTATCTAAATGATGTTTCTCCGGAAGCATTTTCAATATCAATTTATCATAGTTTGAAGCAGTTCCGTCAAATTTATTATTGAATGCTGTGATAAATTTATCCAGCAAAGTTTGAATGATTTGGTAACCCACAATTTCTTTCTCGATAACTTCACGGCTCTGATAAATTTTATCAACACTTAGCTTGATAATATCATTCATCTGAGCCTTGTATTTACTTTTGTCAGTTAAGGCAAAAGGGAAATTTCCGGCCAGAATTGCTTCTTCATTTTCTACAAAAACATCAACAGCATCATTAATCAAAGCGCCAATTGCTAAAGCTCTCAAATAACTTATTCTGTCTTCTTTAGTTTCTAACAATTTATATTTAGAAACACCAATATTGTCTTTTACTAATTTGATTAAGTATTCTAAAGCATAATCTTCAGAAACCAGACCTAAATTTATTCCGTCTTCAAAATCTATAATAGTGTAGCAAATATCATCTGCAGCTTCAACTAAATAAGCCAAAGGATGTCTTTCAAAACCAATATCACCATCAGTTTTATTGGCGATCATTCCCATATCTTCGGCCACTTCTTCAAAGAATGTTTTATCAGTCTGGAAGAAACCGTATTTTTTATCAGCAATATTATTCGTTGGTTTTTTCGGAAGACTTTCTTTCGGATATTTCATAAAAGCACCTAATGTTGCGTACGAGATTCTAAGTCCGCCTTCAATTCCCGGACGGCTTGCCGTTAGTACCGAAAAACCATTGGCATTTCCTTCAAAATCAATTAAATCCTGCCATTGTTTTGCTGTTAATTTATCTTTGAATTTTAATCCTTTTCCGGTAGAAAAATATTCTCCAATTGCTTTTTCTCCAGAATGTCCAAAAGGCGGATTCCCGATATCGTGCGCTAATGAAGCTGCTGCCACAATTGCCCCAAAATCGTTCATGTGATAACCGTGAATTTCTTTTAAATAAGGATATTTTTCAATGATTTTTTTACCTACCAAACGCCCTAAAGATCTTCCTACTACCGAAACTTCTAAACTGTGCGTTAATCTGGTATGTACGAAATCTGTTTTAGAAAGCGGAATTACCTGGGTTTTATCCTGCAGAGAACGGAATGCAGCCGAGAAAATAATTCGGTCGTAATCGACTTCAAAACCTAATCGTGTATCATCTTGTTCTACACGTAATCTTTTGCTTGTATCTCCCTGACGTTTTAATGATAAAAGTTGTTCCCAGTTCATTTTGATTTTAGATTGTAGATTAACGATTTTAGATTTATGATCTAAATCGATGATTAAGATTTCAAAAATACATTTTATTTTAGGATAATCATTGAATAAAAATATGCTGCAGATTAATTTGATTTAAAAGATTATATGTTTTGTTTGCCACGAATTTCACGAATTTTCACGAACTAATTTAAGCACAATAATTAGTGTTAATTAGTGAAATTCGTGGCAAAAAAAACTAAAACTCCAGCGCCGTGCTGTGTTTAATTTCTCCCATTACAAAAATACTGTTTGTATTTCCAATGTTTTCAATGGTTGAGAGTTTATTCATTACAAAATCCTGATAACTAGCCATATCCTGAACCAGAATTTTTAGCATAAAATCATAATCGCCGGCAATATTATAACATTCTATAATTTCAGGAAGCGCTACAATATCTTTTACAAAATTACTTCCCACATTTTTGGCGTGTTCTTTTAAACGGACATTACAGAAAACCGTCATTCCACGATTCATTTTTTTTCTGTCGAGCAATGCCACATACTTTGTTATAAATCCGTCTCTTTCTAATCTTTTTATACGTTCGTAAACAGGCGTAACGGTCAGAAATAATTTACTTGCAAGGTCTTTTGTGTTGATATTTGAGTTTTCCTGAAGGTGTTTCAGGATCAGTAAATCGGTTTTATCGAGGTTTTCCATAGTTTTTTTTACGGCTAAAGGTTCGTTTAAAAGATATTCACAGTAATTAAATCTTTAAAAATAGTATTTAAAAACACATTTTACTGAAATAAGCTTCAAATATAAGTTATAAAATCTAATACAATAAATTTGTTCAGTAAAAAATACTGAATCAAAAAATGAAAACAAATAACTTAGGTTACCCAAGAATTGGCAGCAACAGAGAACTTAAAAAAGCATCTGAATTGTATTGGGCAGGAAAAATTTCTGCTGATGAACTTATTGATGCCGGAAAAGAAATTCGTATCAAAAACTGGCATTTACAATCACAAGCCGGAGTAGATTTGATTCCGTCAAATGATTTTTCTTTTTATGATCAGGTTTTAGATTTGACTTTGACTGTTGGCGCAATTCCGCAGCGTTACCACGAACTGGCAAAAACAAATTCATCTCTTGATTTGTATTTTGCAATGGCAAGAGGTGCGCAAAAAGACGGTCAGGATGTTGTAGCGATGGAAATGACAAAATGGTTTGATACCAACTATCATTACATTGTTCCTGAGTTTACTAAAAACCAAAAATTCGAATTGTTTTCAGAAAAAATAATCAACGAATTTAAAGAAGCAAATGCTTTGGGAATTACCACAAAACCAGTTTTAATTGGTCCAATTTCATATTTGCTTTTAGGAAAAGAAAAAGAAGAAGGTTTTAACCGAATTGATCTTATTGACGCTTTATTGCCTGTTTACTTCGAAATTTTCGAAAAACTGCAAGCCGAAAATGCAGCATATATTCAGCTTGACGAACCTTTCCTGGCTTTAAATTTGACTGATAAAGAAAGAAATACGTTTACACAAGTTTATAACGAAATCAACATTCGTTTCCCTAAACTTAAAATCATTTTAGCAAATTATTTTGACTGTTTTGGCGAAAATCTTCAAACAGCTTTGGCTTTGCCTGTTGATACACTTCATTTAGATTTAGTTCGCTGCCCGCTTCAATTAGATGATATTTTGGCATCCGGAAAACTGGCTTCAAACGTAAATCTTTCATTGGGAGTTGTTGACGGAAGAAATATCTGGAAAAATGATTTTAAAAAATCTTTAGAATTAATCAAAAAAGCAACTGATGCTTTGGGCGAAAACAGAATTTTAGTTGCTCCGTCTTGTTCTTTAATTCACAGTCCGTGCGATTTAGATTTAGAAACAAACGATCAGACTCTTACGCCGGAAATTAAACAATGGCTGGCTTTTGCAAAACAAAAAATCAACGAAATTGTACTTTTAAAACAATACGCTTCTGGTGAGGTTGATGTTAAAAATTCGGTTGATTATGAAAGAAATGTAATCGCAAACGACAATCGTAAAACTTCAAAATTAATCCATAATAATGACGTTAAAGCGCGTGTTGCCGGAATCACTGCTTCTGATGATAAACGTAAAAGTACTTTTGCAACAAGAAGAAAAAGTCAGATTGAAGCTTTAAATCTGCCTTTATTCCCTACAACTACAATTGGATCTTTTCCTCAAACAGCTGAAGTGAGAAGCTGGAGAGCGAAATTTAAAAAAGGCGAATTAACTACGGAACAATACAACGATTTAATCGAAAAAGAAACCGAAGCTACGATTCGTTTTCAGGAAGAAACGGGAATTGATGTTCTGGTTCACGGAGAATTTGAACGCAATGATATGGTGGAATATTTTGGTGAGCAATTATCCGGTTTTACTTTTACTAAAAATGGCTGGGTTCAGAGTTACGGAAGCCGTTGTGTGAAACCTCCGGTTATTTATGGCGACGTTTCAAGACCAAACCCAATGACTGTAAAATGGTCAAAATATGCACAATCTTTGACTCCAAAATGGGTAAAAGGAATGCTTACCGGACCTGTAACTATTTTGCAATGGTCGTTTGTACGTAACGATCAGCCGCGTTCTGAAACTTGTACGCAAATTGCTTTGGCGATTCGTGATGAAGTTGTTGATCTGGAGAAAGCGGGAATCAAAATTATTCAGATTGATGAACCTGCAATTCGCGAAGGTTTGCCGTTGAGAAAAGAAGAATGGGCAAATTATCTGGATTGGGCTGTAAAAGCTTTTAGAATTTCGGCAAGTGGCGTAAACGACGATACGCAAATTCATACACACATGTGTTACAGCGAATTTAACGATATCATTCAGAATATTGCCGATATGGATGCTGATGTTATTACAATTGAATGCTCGCGTTCGCAAATGGAGCTTTTAGATGCTTTTGCGAACTTTAAATATCCAAACGAAATTGGTCCCGGAGTTTATGATATTCACTCGCCACGTGTGCCTTCGAGTGCCGAAATGGTTCGTTTGTTAGAAAAAGCTTCGGCGGTTATTCCGGTAGATCAATTATGGGTAAATCCTGATTGTGGTTTAAAAACCCGTCATTGGGATGAAACTAAAAAAGCTTTAATCGAAATGGTTGCTGCGGCTCAGGAAATGAGAACTGCGGTTGAAAATCCATTAAGTTTATAATTTTTATATCACTGTACTAAGTTTTTTTTCGCCACAGATTTTACTGATTCGCACAGATTTTATATTGTATTGTTACAGAAATCTGTGAAAATCTTTTTAATCTGTGGCTAAATTTTATCGCTTTGGTATTAATCATGAGCAGTCACAATTTTTTATTTAATTATATTTTTGTTTTTTTAGTGTCAACAAGTGAAGTCGTGAATCTGTAGTTATGATTTAGTTTCGGCTTCATTTTGTTGGCATTTTGTGTTTGAATGATTATTTTTTTGAAGCCGAAAGTTTCTATTTATTGTAATCGCTTTTATAATTTGTCTTTAGACTTTATACTTGTCCGAAAAATTGTATTTTTGTTTAAGGCTGTACCTGCGTTTCCGGGACCATTACCTAAAAGCAAACTTGAAATAGAGGCACCTCCTGCTCCACCGGCATTACCACCATTACCACCGGCACCAGAAGAAAGCAAGAGAGATATGAGCGATGAACTTCCGGCTCCTCCATTTCCACCTGCAAAACGTACGGTTCCTGCAGATGCTCCAACTGTACCTCCATTTGCTCCGGCTGGAGTTGTTCCTAAATTTGCTCCTCCACCAGAACCTCCTGCTGCCAGAATAGAAGTTTGAAATCCAGTGATGGTAGAACTGCCGCCCGCTGCGCCATTGGCTCCATTAGTTCCGGGTGTTTGGCCTGCAACAACAACATTTAGAGTTGTCGAAGGTGTAACCGAAATTGGTGCACTTGCAAAAGCACCACCACCGCCACCAGCCGCACCTCTTCCAAAAAGTAATCCGGCTCCGGCGGCTCCTCCACCAGCGCCTCCTCCGCCCCAAGCCTGGACAGAAAGACTAGTTACGCCAGCCGGAACAGTAAATGTACCATTGGCATTAAATGTTTGGGTCGTAGACTGCGACCACGAAAAAACACTAATAAAAACGAGTAATAAAGATAATTTTACTTTCATAATAATTAAATTTTAAAAATGAAAAATCAGTAAACTTTCAAGTAAACATTTTGATAAAAAAATATACGGGGAGAAGATTGAAAATTAGATTAGCAGAATATTTTGGTAGAATTACAAAACATAAAACGCTAATAAAGAGGTATTTAAAAAACTTGATAAATAAAATTAACAAAAAAATTCTTAAAACTAATTGTGATTAGCTCATATTATTATGTAGTATGACGGATAAATACTTGGTTTCATCAGATATTTAACACATTAAACACCAATGTCTTGCATTTAGGCTTTTTAACAAATATAAAATATTGATTATTAATAACTTACAAAACCAACTCCATGCTCCAAAATGCTTAAAAACGTCTATTAAATAAAAAAGGCGTGAACATTTTACTAAATAAGTAAAATGTTCACGCCTTTTGAGACTTAAATTTGTAACCAGATCAGTTAATGTATTATATAAATTTATTTTAAATGAAAAAGGTCTTTAATTGTGTGCGTCTATAAGTAAGTGATCTAAAAACCCAAACATTATTTCATTATTCTGTTTTAGAAATTGAGTTGTCTGTAAAATAGTTTCTAAAGACTGAATGTATTTATCTTCAATTAACTCATCTTGTCCGGCAATTGCCATATCGCGCATCGTTTCCCGCGTAACTTCAAAATGAAACTGCAAGCCTAAAACACGGTCTTTATACAAAAAGCCCTGATTTGCACATCCTGCTGATTGAAATAACCGAATAGCATTTTCAGGAATAGTGAAGGTTTCTCCGTGCCAGTGGAATACATCTAAAATAGTTGGGACATTTTTTAAGATAGATAATTGGGGTGCCACAGCTTCAACCGGAAGCCATCCAATTTCTTTGTCTTTGTTTATAGAAACAGTTCCGCCTAAAACGCTCGAAATTAATTGTGCTCCTAAACAAATCCCAATTACTTTCTTATTAGCATTGATGGCTTCTTTTATAAATCTTTTTTCGGCTTTAAGCCAAGGAAAATCAATTTCATCATAAATACTCATTTCACCGCCCATGACTATCAAAACATCAATTTTATCTAAATCAGGAAGTTTTTCATCATTGTATAAATGGGTGTAAGTAAGATTATGATTGTATTTTGAAATCCATTCTTCCATACAGCCTAAACCTTCAAAAGCAACATGCTGTAAACAATGAATATTTAATTTCTCTGACATAATTAATAAATAGTTTGATTCTCAAAAATACAAAAAAAGCATCCGCCGCGGCGAATGCTTTTCTGAAATTGAATGTAAACTTAAGATTAGAAGTTTTTAGAAACTCCAATATTAAATGTTCTACCAAAATTAAAGTTGAAGTTTTTGTATTCTGGTCCGTTGTTGTCATAATTTAATGTATTATAACCTAACCCACCAATGTTAAAGTTTAAACCAAAACCTTTTTTCATATCGATAAAAAGAGCTGGTGTTACTCCAATATACATACCATCAGCTTTAGCAGTTGAAGTAATTGGACCTGTATACGTTTTATCTTTTGCACTTTGAAAACCAGTTCCTAATTCAGCAAAGAAAGAGAAAGTTGGATTCAAAGGAATAGTGTAACGTAAAAATGCACCTAATTTAGTTGTGTTATTTCTAACCTCATTTGCTCCTTGTTCTGTTTTGTTAGAACCAAAAGAAGCTTCACCTCCTACAGTCCAGTTTTCGTGAAATTGATAACCTACTTTTGGAGAAAACTCAAATTCATTCGTTTTAACTTCGTTATTCCCTAAAGTTCTAGTTTGAGAAGTATAACCAATACCTCCACCTACTAAGATTGTTCCTTTTTGTGCATTTGCAAAGCTAACCATAGCTAATGCAAGAACCACTAACATTTTTTTCATTGTAAATTATTTTTAATTTAATATCCCTTTAACAATAACGATGCCGTAGCAGTTGGTTTTTATGTTTTTTTTATGAATTCTTTAAAAGGCAAAAATTTAGCAATCGAGCATATTTCTGTTTACTTTTGTAACAAATAAATATTCATGTCGATAGAAGTAAACAACATATCAAAAAGTTACGGAACTCAAAAAGCTCTAAATTCAATTTCATTCTCTATTCAAAAAGGAGAAATCGTGGGATTTCTTGGTCCAAATGGAGCAGGAAAATCTACTTTAATGAAAATTTTGACCACTTATTTATTGGCAGATGATGGCTCAGCCCTTGTAAATGGTCACGATGTCATGACAAATGCAAAAGCAGTTCAACATTCTATTGGATATTTACCGGAACATAATCCGTTATATTTAGATTTGTATGTTCGTGAGTATTTGGCTTTTAATGCCGATGTTTATCAGGTTACAAAATCAAGAATTGAAGAGGTTATTCAACTGACAGGACTGACACCGGAAAGTCATAAAAAAATAGGACAATTGTCTAAAGGATATCGCCAGCGTGTAGGACTTGCGAATGCTTTGCTACATAATCCGGATGTTTTAATCCTGGACGAACCAACTACCGGACTGGACCCGAATCAGTTAATGGAAATACGAAATGTAATCAAAAATGTAGGGAAAGATAAAACGGTTTTTTTATCAACTCATATTATGCAGGAAGTTGAAGCCATTTGTGATCGTGTCATCATTATTGACAAAGGAGAAATTGTTGCTGACAAAAAATTAGATCACTTAGTCTCTGAAAATAAAGAACAAGTTATCGAGGTAGAATTTGATTATCAGATTGAAGAGCAACTTCTGGCAAAGCTTGAGAATATTACTTCCTATAGAAATATACATGACATGACTTGGGAATTGACTTTTGTTGCCGAAAAAGATATGCGCCCGGCTATCTTTGATTTTGCTAACGAAAATGGTTTAAAAACTTTACAATTGAATCAGAAAAATAAAAACCTGGAAGCTGTTTTTAGAGAAATTACTAAGTAGTTTTTCAGCCGCAGTCATAGTTTACAAAATAAAAAAGGGTTCGTTTAGATAAAAACGAACCCTTTTTGTTTCATTAAGCTAAAATTTTACAAATCGAGATCCAAAAAAGTCTCTTTCATTTCTTCGATTATTATTTTAATATCTTCCTCAGTTGTTCTCCAATTTACAAACGAGGCTCTAATTCCTTTACAATTTTGGTAAACTGTTGGAGTCATAAATACTTTTCCTCTGTCGTTCAAGTTTGTCAAAAACTGACTTACATTGTCCTGATTGTGATCTCCTTTTAAAGTAAAACAAACATTATTCAGACGGATTGGTGCTAAAAGTTCAAAATTACCATCTCCGATAAGTTCGTTTGCAAAATGCATTGCCAATGCTGTACTATTTTCTACAATATCCCGAAAACCTTCTTTTCCGTAAGCCAATAAAGAAAACCAAACCGGCAAAGCTCTCAATCGGCGTGAATTTTCAGGTAATACATTTAAGTAATTAAAATTCTCTAACGGATTCCCTAAATAAGGCGCATTCGAATTCTGAAAAGTTTCTATTTGCAAACTTGTATGTTCTTGTTTAATCAAATAAAAAGCACTTTCATAAGGAACATTTAGCCATTTATGACAATCAATAGTAATACTATCAGCACCTTCCCATCCTTCTACAAGATGTTTGAATTTTTCTGAAACTGCTGCAAAGCCACCAAAAGCATCATCGATATGCTACCAGAAATTATATTTTTCTCTTAGTTTTAAAACAGCCTCAAAATCATCAAAATCAGCTGTATTTACTGTTCCCGCACTTGATATTAAGATAAAAGGTTTTCCGTTTAAATTCTCAATATTCTTTTCTAAATCAATTATATCAATTGCTTCACGATTTCCTTCGATAGTTTTTAATGCCGTGTAATTATTACTTCCAATACCCAACATTGATAATGTTTTTATCGAAGAAGAATGTGGCGTAGCGGTCAGAATATTTATAGTTTCAGAAATTCCGTTTTTGGCAAAATCTTTCCCAAATTGCTTCCCAAACCATTGCCTTGCAACTCCTAAACAGGTGAAGTTTGACATTGTTGCACCCGTTACAAATCCTCCTAAAAACGATTCCGGCAAGTTTAGTAATTGTAACAACAAATTGATGGTTTCAAATTCTATCAGAGCCGAATTTCCTCCCTGTGCTTTTATAGATTGCGTATTTTGATCGTAAACCGAAGACAACCAATCTCCCACAACAGACGCCGGCGTTGATCCTCCGGTTACAAAACCTAAATATCTTGGTCCGGGAGAAGCAACCATTAACGGTGCCAATCGCTCTTTAAACTCTTCTAATGCCGCTATGGATCCTAAACCTAATTCGTTTAAATCACGTTTTGGGTTAATTGTATTTTTACTTGAAGTTGGAATATTTTCAAGATTATTCAAAAAATCAATCCCTTGTTGTTTGGCTTTTTCTAAGATATTTTCTAAATCGTTTAGATCGTGTTGTAATATTGAATTCATATTTATATAGATATTTGA
This window harbors:
- a CDS encoding deoxyguanosinetriphosphate triphosphohydrolase gives rise to the protein MNWEQLLSLKRQGDTSKRLRVEQDDTRLGFEVDYDRIIFSAAFRSLQDKTQVIPLSKTDFVHTRLTHSLEVSVVGRSLGRLVGKKIIEKYPYLKEIHGYHMNDFGAIVAAASLAHDIGNPPFGHSGEKAIGEYFSTGKGLKFKDKLTAKQWQDLIDFEGNANGFSVLTASRPGIEGGLRISYATLGAFMKYPKESLPKKPTNNIADKKYGFFQTDKTFFEEVAEDMGMIANKTDGDIGFERHPLAYLVEAADDICYTIIDFEDGINLGLVSEDYALEYLIKLVKDNIGVSKYKLLETKEDRISYLRALAIGALINDAVDVFVENEEAILAGNFPFALTDKSKYKAQMNDIIKLSVDKIYQSREVIEKEIVGYQIIQTLLDKFITAFNNKFDGTASNYDKLILKMLPEKHHLDKGNLYERLLHICHYVSLLTDGNALELYETIQGRKKS
- a CDS encoding Lrp/AsnC family transcriptional regulator; protein product: MENLDKTDLLILKHLQENSNINTKDLASKLFLTVTPVYERIKRLERDGFITKYVALLDRKKMNRGMTVFCNVRLKEHAKNVGSNFVKDIVALPEIIECYNIAGDYDFMLKILVQDMASYQDFVMNKLSTIENIGNTNSIFVMGEIKHSTALEF
- the metE gene encoding 5-methyltetrahydropteroyltriglutamate--homocysteine S-methyltransferase, encoding MKTNNLGYPRIGSNRELKKASELYWAGKISADELIDAGKEIRIKNWHLQSQAGVDLIPSNDFSFYDQVLDLTLTVGAIPQRYHELAKTNSSLDLYFAMARGAQKDGQDVVAMEMTKWFDTNYHYIVPEFTKNQKFELFSEKIINEFKEANALGITTKPVLIGPISYLLLGKEKEEGFNRIDLIDALLPVYFEIFEKLQAENAAYIQLDEPFLALNLTDKERNTFTQVYNEINIRFPKLKIILANYFDCFGENLQTALALPVDTLHLDLVRCPLQLDDILASGKLASNVNLSLGVVDGRNIWKNDFKKSLELIKKATDALGENRILVAPSCSLIHSPCDLDLETNDQTLTPEIKQWLAFAKQKINEIVLLKQYASGEVDVKNSVDYERNVIANDNRKTSKLIHNNDVKARVAGITASDDKRKSTFATRRKSQIEALNLPLFPTTTIGSFPQTAEVRSWRAKFKKGELTTEQYNDLIEKETEATIRFQEETGIDVLVHGEFERNDMVEYFGEQLSGFTFTKNGWVQSYGSRCVKPPVIYGDVSRPNPMTVKWSKYAQSLTPKWVKGMLTGPVTILQWSFVRNDQPRSETCTQIALAIRDEVVDLEKAGIKIIQIDEPAIREGLPLRKEEWANYLDWAVKAFRISASGVNDDTQIHTHMCYSEFNDIIQNIADMDADVITIECSRSQMELLDAFANFKYPNEIGPGVYDIHSPRVPSSAEMVRLLEKASAVIPVDQLWVNPDCGLKTRHWDETKKALIEMVAAAQEMRTAVENPLSL
- a CDS encoding glycine-rich domain-containing protein codes for the protein MKVKLSLLLVFISVFSWSQSTTQTFNANGTFTVPAGVTSLSVQAWGGGGAGGGAAGAGLLFGRGAAGGGGGAFASAPISVTPSTTLNVVVAGQTPGTNGANGAAGGSSTITGFQTSILAAGGSGGGANLGTTPAGANGGTVGASAGTVRFAGGNGGAGSSSLISLLLSSGAGGNGGNAGGAGGASISSLLLGNGPGNAGTALNKNTIFRTSIKSKDKL
- a CDS encoding type 1 glutamine amidotransferase — encoded protein: MSEKLNIHCLQHVAFEGLGCMEEWISKYNHNLTYTHLYNDEKLPDLDKIDVLIVMGGEMSIYDEIDFPWLKAEKRFIKEAINANKKVIGICLGAQLISSVLGGTVSINKDKEIGWLPVEAVAPQLSILKNVPTILDVFHWHGETFTIPENAIRLFQSAGCANQGFLYKDRVLGLQFHFEVTRETMRDMAIAGQDELIEDKYIQSLETILQTTQFLKQNNEIMFGFLDHLLIDAHN
- a CDS encoding outer membrane beta-barrel protein — its product is MKKMLVVLALAMVSFANAQKGTILVGGGIGYTSQTRTLGNNEVKTNEFEFSPKVGYQFHENWTVGGEASFGSNKTEQGANEVRNNTTKLGAFLRYTIPLNPTFSFFAELGTGFQSAKDKTYTGPITSTAKADGMYIGVTPALFIDMKKGFGLNFNIGGLGYNTLNYDNNGPEYKNFNFNFGRTFNIGVSKNF
- the gldA gene encoding gliding motility-associated ABC transporter ATP-binding subunit GldA; its protein translation is MSIEVNNISKSYGTQKALNSISFSIQKGEIVGFLGPNGAGKSTLMKILTTYLLADDGSALVNGHDVMTNAKAVQHSIGYLPEHNPLYLDLYVREYLAFNADVYQVTKSRIEEVIQLTGLTPESHKKIGQLSKGYRQRVGLANALLHNPDVLILDEPTTGLDPNQLMEIRNVIKNVGKDKTVFLSTHIMQEVEAICDRVIIIDKGEIVADKKLDHLVSENKEQVIEVEFDYQIEEQLLAKLENITSYRNIHDMTWELTFVAEKDMRPAIFDFANENGLKTLQLNQKNKNLEAVFREITK